A segment of the Aureliella helgolandensis genome:
TTCGATGGTGTTCCCGTCGTCGAAGTAGTTGTGCCGGCCGGCATAGGATGTTGCGGGGTTGTAGCGTGCAAGTCCGGTCGCCGCTCGGGAGGTGATGCGCAGTTGTCCGCTGTGCTTCGAAGCCGCGGCCATTCCGACGGCCGCGCGGAATGCGTCGTCCGCGAATGAGTCCATACTTGCGGCGGCGGCCTTCGTTTCCCTGGCTGTGTCGAAAGCGTCTTTAGCGACTTTTGCCGCTTTGGTGGTCGCGAATGCGGCGGCAATTGATGCGAAGGCAGTAGCGGCCGCGGTGGCACCTGGCACCGCTGCGAGAATGCTGGCACCCATGGCGCCCAGTGGTGCGAGCACTGCTTCGGCCGTTTTGCCAATGGCGCTAACGTCCTTGTCGAATTTCTTCACTCGGCCGGTGCTTCGGTCTAGCCCGCGGTCAAGCTTCTCTGTTCGGGCGCCAAGCGTGATGTCTAGGTTTTCGATTACGGACATTATCAGCTCGCCCCTGTTAGTGTTCGGATTCCGGCGACTAGTTCGCGCCGATAGATTCTCATTGCGGCCGTTCGCTTGGACTTGGCCGCGCGCTTCATAAACTTTTGTCCCTTAATCACTCGGCGGGCAGCGTTTCGGCGTTGGACTTCGAGCACTTGGTCGGAGGTCCTGTGCTTGCGTCGTGGAACTCCTAGGCTCTCGTTGGTTGCTCGCTTGCCTGCTTGCCAGCCGTATTCGATTTGGCCGGCATAGAAAAAACGGCCGTTGAACTGTCGGTCGTTTTTGTTGGTGGTTACTCTCGAGCCAATTTGGCGACGGGAGCGGGCCATTGAGCGAACTTTGATTGAGCGGCGCAGCCGGCCGGAGCGAACGGGCGCCAGTCGCTTGGCTTCCTCTTGTACTGGTTTCAATGCAACTCGGCTCGCTCGCCGAATTAGCGTTTTGGCTTTGCCCGATTTGAGCGCGTTCAATTTCGCGTTTAGCGTTGCCGATCCGGTCACAAGGTAGGGGGCCATTGTCTAGCCTCGGTTTCGTAGTCGATCCGTGGCGATGGCGTGGTACTCCGCGGACGACTCGCAGCCGATGTAGCGGCGGCCGCTTTCGATTGCTGCTAGTCCGGTCGTCGCGGCCCCTTGGAATGGGTCTAAAATCGTCGCGCCTGGCGGGGCGATTTCGACAAGCTCGCGCATTAGCTCAAGTGGCTTTTGCGTCATGTGCAGCTTGCCGTTTTGGATGGTCCTGTGCTCAAATACGCCCGGTAGGTAGACATCACTCGGCCTATCTAATTTGCCTGGGGCTCGCGCGTGGAGAATCAGCTCGGTTTGGCTTCGGAATCCGTTGCGGTTTGGCCTGGCTGCGTTTCCCTTGTTCCAGGTCGCGGTCCCTCGCAGTCCGAAGCCAGCACCCCCTAGGACTTCGATTAGGCGGCTTAGGCTTCTCCAATCGCAGAACATTAGGACATCGGCGCCGGGCATCGCTACGCGTCGCATTTGGTGGGCAACGGCTAGCATCATTGCCGACCAGGCCTCCGGCAGCATTGAGTCGCCGTCTAGCTCTGGTAGCTTCTTGCTTTCGCTGTTCTGGTACTTGGTGGAACTCTTCGCTAGTGCTCCGATCATGGTCCCAGCGCCGGACGCATAGGGCGGGTCTGTGATGAATGCGGCAATTGTCGAATCGTCGATTCGCTGCAGCATCTGTTGGGCCGGTCCGTGGTGGATTGTCCAGCCTTTACCCTTCGCCGGTTTCGTCTGGAGGCGTCGGCAGCGCTCGCACAATTTGGGGGCCATGTTTTCGGGTTTCCGTTTCGGCTTCGGAAGTCGTGACGATTGGCAAGAATGCCTCGAATAACTCCTCCGCGGTTTGCTCTGGTTGTGGTTCGTGGCAGAAAGCTTCGGGCGCGTTGCCGGACATTGCCGCGGCGTATAGGTCGGTTCGTTCGTAGCCGATCCGTTCTAGGTGGGAAAGCGCGACTAGCTCGGCGTAATCTATTGAGGAGATGCAACGCAGCCATGCGCGGCGGCTCGGGTAGCCCAGGGAGAGGGCTACCCGCCATTGCCACCGGCGTTCTCGGGCTGCGTCGCCGGCTAGTTTTTTTCTAGCTCGTCAATGTCGGCCTTGGTCAGTCCGTTAATTCGCGCGGCAGTGTTGAAAATGCGGCTCGCTGTTTTGCCGCGTTTCTTGCCGATCGTCTCCGCGGCTTCTACCTGGCGGCCGATAAAGGTTCGGTTGCGGCTCGCGTCGCAGATACAGTAAGCGGCGCACCATGCGCGGAAGCCGATACCATCCTCTTCGTCGCGTTCTCGCTTGTAGTCGCCCCAGCTCTGTTCTAGTTCGTCGCGTTCGTCGGCGGTCAGCTCAGCTACGTACACTTGCGAGCCTGCTTTCCATTCGTGGGTGACCACCGGCACTGCTCGCAGCTTGTCGGCGGTCAGGATGTCGGCGCCGCTTAGGATGTTGGTTTCGTCCAGCGTCTTGGGTTCGGCTAGTTTGGCTTCGGTCTTGGCTTTAAGGTTGCTCATGGGTTTGGATCCGGTCTTGGGGTTGTTGGGGCAGTTGGGGCCGTGTCAAAATGTGCGCGCCGCGCGTCGCGGTCGGCCCCAACGGTTTCAGGCTCGGCGCGGCGCGCACTGAATCGTGGTTAGCTGGCGATCGTGCGAGTTACTGGGGTAGTCAAACGCACTTCGACGGAACGCTTGATTAGCGTTTTTTTCTCGACTTGGTTGGGGGATAGTTTGAGAATCCGGCCGCTAAATGCGTCGGTAACTATCGGCGTGAACATTGCCCAGACGATTTCGAAAGCGCCCTCGCGGTCCTCGGGGTCTGTTTCATCGAAAAGCGCGTCGAGAAGTTCGCTATTGGTGTCGCCTGGTTCCCAGACGACTTCGAACTTTAGCATTCCTTCGTTGGGTGGGTCCGCGTCCAGAAAATCTTCGGCGTCGTCCTCCATGCACGTAACGTCGACTTCCTCGCGCGATCGTTCGGGAGGCGTGAAGTTCAATAGACAACCGATCGTTGTCCCGTCCAGTTTCAAAAGGGGCTTGTTCCCTAGTCTCTTGCGTGGCATTTGTGCCTCCGTGCGTTGGTGTTGGTTTAGAGTGGCAGAATGTAAACGGCGACTTGTAAGGCGTGGACGTAGTCGGGCAGTTCTTCGCCGATGCTTTGGAACGTGTAGTCGTCGTCGGCGTCTTCAACTTCGACTAGTTGCACTAGTTCGGCGCCTGCTTCACCTTCGAAGGCTTCGAGTGTTTCGATTATCTTCCCGACGATGGTTTCGGCGTCTTTATCGCTGACAATCTCGAACGTGTAGCGCTCAATTCTCAGCGTCTCGCTGTTGTCTATGTCGGTCTCTTTGTCGCGGCCGTTTCGGGTGTACCATACGTGAGGGAATTCCGACGGTTGCGGGATTTCCTGGTAATGCAGCCGGCCGGCTATTGCGGTCGCTAGTGTTGGGTTCGCCAGTAGTGCCTGGCGTAGTAGCTTGGGAATCGAAAAGTAACTCACGGGCGCCGATCCTCTCCGCATAGAATCGTTAATTCGCGGCGGCTCGCGTCGGGGTCTATAATCGCTTTGATTTCGAAGATTCGGCCGCGGTAGGTCAGCCGGTCGGTAGACTTGGCATCAGGAAACCAGCGAACGGCGATCGCGATAGACGCGTCCGCTGCTACTTGCTTCGCTTTCTCGGCTTCGCGGCCGCTTAACTCCTTCACCTCTGCCCAGCGCGTGGCGTATGTTTCCCAGTCGCCGGCGTCGCGTTTAGCGCGTCCTAGGTCGTCTAGTTGTTCGTCGCGGCGTTGGAAGCCTACGCGATGTCTAAAGCGTGATTGCTGGCGAACTGCGGTCATGGGTGGTTACTCGCACAAGTCGAAGGAGTCGAATTCGCCGACGGCCGCGGCCGAATCAATTAGGGCATCAATGCCTAGGGGGACGGTGTTAGCGCCGCCTAGAATCGCGCCTTCGCGTTGTTCGAACCACCAACTAATGAGCATCAGTAGGGCGCGGTTCCACTTCCTCGGGACCGCCTGGGGATCGGCCCAGCCGGCTTTGAACGAAATGCGGACCGCGTCGGGCGTCGCTTTGGTCTCGGGCCATCCTGCCCAGTCTTTGAGGGCGATGCGTCCGCGGTCGTCGTCACCTTTGCGAATGGCGATTTCCTCGGCGGCGATCGTTGCTTCCGATCCATCGGCCGCGGTGTAGGTGATAGATTCGACCGATTGGAGGGGCCAGCGTGGCAGATTAAGCCACTTTGAGCGCGGGAAGGCGTCTATTGTCATTTCCCACGTTGTGGTCGTTAGGCTGCATCCTGTGCGGTCTTCGAAGTAGCTTCTCGCTTCTTCCAGCAAGTCGGCGAGCATGTCGTCGTGCTCGTCTCCGTCTACTGAGCAATTAGCGCGGGCCTTTTCCAGGGTGACCACGTCTTCGTCCGCGTAGGCGGTCTTCCTGATTCCGTATCGGTAGCGATCCATCGCGGCGATTATCTCGGCTTAGGGTTTGGGCGTTGGTGGGAGCACTTTTAGCGTTGGGTTTCGCGGCGTGTGGTCGATCACGTATTGTGCCGCCTCGGCTCCGTTGATGCTTACGAAGTGGTCCTTCCACTTCGGCCGCGGCGGTCCCTCTTCGAGCGTCAAGCGGTAGCCGTGGACTTGTGCATCGTTCTTCCCGATGTCTTCTAGGTGCGTCGTAATCACGTCCTTTAGAAGGTTAATTTCGGTCTCTAGGGCTCGCGCGTCTGACTCAAGCGCGCTTTTCCTTTTCTTCAAATCGGAATAGCGGGCTAGCTGTTCTTTCTTTGGCTTTGCCATCCTGGCCGGCCTTTACGTTCGGGGCTTACTTGTTCCAACCGCGCGAGGTCGCGCGGTTGGGTGTGATTTCTTGCGGCTTAAATTGACAAGCTAGGCGGCGGGCGACTTCGCGCGGCGCCGTTTCGTTTTGGTTGGTGCGGCCGGTTCGGTGGCTCCCGCCTGGCTTGTCTTGTTCGTTGGCGTTTTCGCGTCAGCTTTCGCGACCTTCGTCTCCGCTTTGGCGGCTTTCGGCTCACTCTTGGCCGGCTTCGTCTCGGGCTCGGGCTCGGCGGGGTAGTGCTTTTCGGTTCGTCCTTCGTCCTGTTTGGCGTTGAACGGTCGGGCGTACCTCGCATCTAGGAAGCTCTGGGCGTCCTCTTGTGAGCAAATGCAAATATTGCCGGGCTGAATGTCGATCCCTGCACCAGCTAGTGAGGTCAACATGACGATTTTGGTTTTGGGCATTGGGGCCTCCTTTGTTGGGGTCGTCTATTGCCGCAAGCCGGCCGCCGATTGCTCGACGGCCGGCCGTTGGCCTGCGCTTCTAAGGGTTTGCGGGTTGGCTTAGGTCTTCTGCACCATCTTCTTGACGGCCGTTTGGGCGTCCGCGGTGGGTCGCATCAACTTGCCGTCAACTCGGATATATCCGAGGAAACCGATTTGCAGCTTTTCCACAAAGCGTTCGTTGGCGCGAACCACTCGAACATTCTTCACGCGTCGCAACTTGTAGTCGCTCAGGCGTCCGAAAATCGCTGTAATTTCGGTCGCGGCTACCGTGTTGGCCATGTGCTGGTTGTACGCGTAGGGCTTGTTATTGAGCTTGTCGGGCTGTCCGTCCCGCATGCTCTGCTGCCAGAGTTGGCGGCCTTCCAAGTCCTTCAACAATCGCAGGTACTTTAGAATGTTATCGTGGAACATATACTGGGACTCGTCGCGGTAGGCGGGGTCCACAGAGTGTTCCAATCCGATAATGTCGTCCAGGGCAATCGCGGTTTGTGCCGCGGTCGTGTGCCCGGTCGGTGCGTCCAGGGTGATACCCTTACACTGCTTGGTACCGTTTCCGGTCGTCGCCGATCGGTTGATGGAACGGCCGAGGCGTTCTCCCATCACCATGGCGAGAATCATTTCCATATTGAAAAGCGAATCTTCATCCAGCGCCATAGGAACCTTGATCCACTTGCTGTGCAGCTCGTGGGCGTCCCATGAGAGTCGCGCGAATGTCGGGTTTGGCTCGCCGATAACTTGGGTGTCTTCGCTTTCGACCGCAACCCAGGCTCCTTCGTTGGCGGTGTCGTCGACGATCGGCCAATGGGTAGCTTCTCCGTTCTGAGTCGTCAGCGTGTCGACGTAGTTTAGGAAGTCGCCGTGCGCGAGCATTGCCATTTCTAGCATGGTGACGAAACTTTGCGGCACCAATTCAGCGCCGGCCGCGCTGGTGTACTTCGACAGGGCTCGCATTTCGCCGTTGTGGGCGAATGCTTGGCGCTGTGCTCGGGTCATCGAATAGGCCTCAAGCTGTACCGCGCGGTGTTGTTCGGTCGACAGGAGGGGAATTTCGATGTTCGCCTGCATCGGATCGAATTTGTTACGCTGGCAAGCCGCTCGCATTTCGTCGTTGAGAATCTTCGGGTTCTGCGAGATCATGCCGACGGCTAGCCAACTGCGGAAGGCGAGGCGTTTGTCGTTCTGGCGTTTCGCGTACTCGCTGGCTCCGTCGCGGTCCAGGCCGGCGTCGCCGTAGCTTCTTTCTTCGCCTGGCAACTTGTCGTCAAGGCCTGGCCGGTTTCCGGTGCGTCGGCTCGTTTCTTCGTCCTCGCGCAGGGATTCCATGCGGGTCGCCATTTCGTCGTCGTTGCTGGCTTCGATTAGCGCCTTTTCGTTCTCGTCGTATTGCTGGCTGACCGCCTCATAGGCTCCGCGGGTTTCTTCCGGCCAGCCTTCTTTGCCGTCCTTTCGGCGCTCGTTGTAGTCGGTGATGTGCTTTCGAAGCTCGGCGCCTAGTTTCTTTTTGTTCGTGCGCAGTTCTTCAAGCGATAGCGTTTTTTTTGTCATGGTGTTTTACCTTCCTTGGTGATGGTATTAGGGGCCGCCTCGCAGAGAGGCGACGAGCTTGTTCTAGGGTTGGGCGTGAACCGTTCCTAACTCGTCGCGTATGGACGCCGACAAATGCGTTAGAGGCTGGCTCCCTGAGCCTTTCGGCTGTGTCGGCGTGTGGACGTCGAACCGGGGGAAGCCGGGTGCACTGGTCGGTAGTTTACCGGGTGGCGTTCCATTTCCCGCAAATTTAGTTGATGCGCTGGAGGCGTTCGGCTTTGAGCATGCCTCCGAGTTCGGCCGCCTGGTTGATGGTCGGCCGCTTCTGCATCGTTTTGAGGTTGCGAATGCACAGCGCGTTCGCGGCTCGCCTGGCTGCGGTGTTGGGGCCGTATTCGGGGCCATTGGTCAGGCTTTGACTGTGCAGGCGGCGCATGCCTACAACGTCGCTTGCCCAGTGTGTTTTGAAGCCTGCCAACGCCAGGCGGTTGTCTAGGTCAAAATCCATCGAACACAATTCATCGGCGAAACCGTTTAGGAGTTCGAATATCGCGCGTTTAATTGTTCGAACTGAGTTGACGCAACGGCCGCCGGGTACGTGGTGGAAACATACGCCCGGGAGGATGGTGTGTTCGGTTTGCCGGCGGTCCAGTAGGTAGGGGTTTTGCTCATCGGTAAAGTTCTGCATTGCT
Coding sequences within it:
- a CDS encoding HK97 gp10 family phage protein, which translates into the protein MAPYLVTGSATLNAKLNALKSGKAKTLIRRASRVALKPVQEEAKRLAPVRSGRLRRSIKVRSMARSRRQIGSRVTTNKNDRQFNGRFFYAGQIEYGWQAGKRATNESLGVPRRKHRTSDQVLEVQRRNAARRVIKGQKFMKRAAKSKRTAAMRIYRRELVAGIRTLTGAS
- a CDS encoding DNA-methyltransferase, encoding MAPKLCERCRRLQTKPAKGKGWTIHHGPAQQMLQRIDDSTIAAFITDPPYASGAGTMIGALAKSSTKYQNSESKKLPELDGDSMLPEAWSAMMLAVAHQMRRVAMPGADVLMFCDWRSLSRLIEVLGGAGFGLRGTATWNKGNAARPNRNGFRSQTELILHARAPGKLDRPSDVYLPGVFEHRTIQNGKLHMTQKPLELMRELVEIAPPGATILDPFQGAATTGLAAIESGRRYIGCESSAEYHAIATDRLRNRG
- a CDS encoding phage tail protein yields the protein MPRKRLGNKPLLKLDGTTIGCLLNFTPPERSREEVDVTCMEDDAEDFLDADPPNEGMLKFEVVWEPGDTNSELLDALFDETDPEDREGAFEIVWAMFTPIVTDAFSGRILKLSPNQVEKKTLIKRSVEVRLTTPVTRTIAS
- the gp17 gene encoding tail completion protein gp17; this encodes MSYFSIPKLLRQALLANPTLATAIAGRLHYQEIPQPSEFPHVWYTRNGRDKETDIDNSETLRIERYTFEIVSDKDAETIVGKIIETLEAFEGEAGAELVQLVEVEDADDDYTFQSIGEELPDYVHALQVAVYILPL
- a CDS encoding phage head closure protein, yielding MTAVRQQSRFRHRVGFQRRDEQLDDLGRAKRDAGDWETYATRWAEVKELSGREAEKAKQVAADASIAIAVRWFPDAKSTDRLTYRGRIFEIKAIIDPDASRRELTILCGEDRRP
- a CDS encoding head-tail connector protein, with protein sequence MDRYRYGIRKTAYADEDVVTLEKARANCSVDGDEHDDMLADLLEEARSYFEDRTGCSLTTTTWEMTIDAFPRSKWLNLPRWPLQSVESITYTAADGSEATIAAEEIAIRKGDDDRGRIALKDWAGWPETKATPDAVRISFKAGWADPQAVPRKWNRALLMLISWWFEQREGAILGGANTVPLGIDALIDSAAAVGEFDSFDLCE
- a CDS encoding phage major capsid protein; amino-acid sequence: MTKKTLSLEELRTNKKKLGAELRKHITDYNERRKDGKEGWPEETRGAYEAVSQQYDENEKALIEASNDDEMATRMESLREDEETSRRTGNRPGLDDKLPGEERSYGDAGLDRDGASEYAKRQNDKRLAFRSWLAVGMISQNPKILNDEMRAACQRNKFDPMQANIEIPLLSTEQHRAVQLEAYSMTRAQRQAFAHNGEMRALSKYTSAAGAELVPQSFVTMLEMAMLAHGDFLNYVDTLTTQNGEATHWPIVDDTANEGAWVAVESEDTQVIGEPNPTFARLSWDAHELHSKWIKVPMALDEDSLFNMEMILAMVMGERLGRSINRSATTGNGTKQCKGITLDAPTGHTTAAQTAIALDDIIGLEHSVDPAYRDESQYMFHDNILKYLRLLKDLEGRQLWQQSMRDGQPDKLNNKPYAYNQHMANTVAATEITAIFGRLSDYKLRRVKNVRVVRANERFVEKLQIGFLGYIRVDGKLMRPTADAQTAVKKMVQKT